One region of Bosea sp. 29B genomic DNA includes:
- the hemW gene encoding radical SAM family heme chaperone HemW produces the protein MSPPAAFAARPGVPAHPTAAAGFAVYVHWPFCLAKCPYCDFNSHVRHQPPDQARYIAAFRREIAQRAELAPGRTVSSIFFGGGTPSLMEGATVGAILDAIGEHWAVDPNCEVSLEANPTSVEAGRFRDFRAAGVNRVSLGVQALNDADLKALGRMHSAQEALDAVAIARRYFERYSFDLIYARSPHQTPALWQAELELAISHAAEHLSLYQLTIEPGTAFEQLYKAGKLAIPDPDAGAALYEVTQEITAKHGLPVYEISNHARPGAECRHNLVYWHYGEYAGIGPGAHGRLVTSDGRFAQSTEKRPETWLERIEASGDALVENEMLSAEAQGDEYLLMGLRLVEGIDLDVFEGLAGRKLNGNRIGSLIAEGFLTRKANGRLAATPEGALLLDALVADLAA, from the coding sequence TTGAGCCCTCCGGCCGCCTTTGCCGCGCGGCCCGGTGTACCGGCGCATCCGACCGCGGCTGCCGGCTTCGCCGTCTATGTGCATTGGCCGTTCTGCCTGGCCAAATGCCCCTATTGCGACTTCAACTCCCATGTCCGGCATCAGCCACCGGACCAGGCCCGCTATATCGCCGCCTTCCGCCGCGAGATCGCCCAGCGGGCCGAACTGGCGCCTGGGCGCACGGTCTCCTCGATCTTCTTCGGCGGCGGCACGCCCTCGCTGATGGAGGGCGCGACGGTCGGTGCGATCCTCGATGCGATCGGTGAGCACTGGGCCGTCGACCCCAATTGCGAAGTCTCGCTGGAGGCCAATCCGACCAGCGTCGAGGCCGGGCGCTTCCGCGATTTCCGCGCCGCCGGCGTCAACCGCGTCTCGCTCGGCGTCCAGGCGCTGAACGATGCCGACCTCAAGGCGCTCGGGCGGATGCATTCGGCCCAGGAGGCGCTCGATGCGGTCGCGATCGCGCGGCGCTATTTCGAACGCTACTCCTTCGACCTGATCTATGCCCGCTCGCCGCATCAGACGCCGGCGCTGTGGCAGGCCGAGCTGGAGCTGGCGATCAGCCATGCCGCGGAGCATCTCTCGCTCTATCAGCTCACCATCGAACCCGGCACCGCCTTCGAGCAGCTCTACAAGGCCGGCAAGCTCGCCATTCCTGATCCCGATGCGGGCGCGGCGCTCTACGAGGTTACGCAGGAGATCACGGCCAAGCACGGCCTGCCGGTCTACGAGATCTCGAACCACGCCCGGCCGGGCGCGGAATGCCGCCACAACCTGGTCTACTGGCACTATGGCGAATATGCCGGCATCGGGCCGGGCGCCCATGGCCGGCTGGTGACCTCGGATGGCCGCTTCGCGCAGTCGACCGAAAAGCGCCCCGAGACCTGGCTGGAACGGATCGAGGCCAGCGGCGATGCGCTGGTCGAGAACGAGATGCTCTCGGCCGAAGCACAGGGCGACGAATACCTGCTGATGGGCCTGCGGCTCGTCGAAGGCATCGATCTCGACGTGTTCGAAGGGCTCGCCGGCCGCAAGCTCAACGGCAACCGCATCGGCAGCCTGATCGCCGAGGGCTTCCTCACTCGCAAGGCCAATGGCCGCCTCGCGGCGACGCCGGAAGGCGCACTCCTGCTCGACGCGCTGGTCGCCGATCTCGCCGCCTGA
- the rdgB gene encoding RdgB/HAM1 family non-canonical purine NTP pyrophosphatase, with amino-acid sequence MTTNRLLTGKVVIATHNQGKLREMRELMAPYGVELVSAGELGLPEPVEDGHMFAENAAIKAVAAANASGLPALADDSGVCIDALDGAPGLFSANWAGPGKDFAPALARVQMELGKRGATTPEQRKAHFVSALVIAWPDGHQELFEGRVFGEIVDAPRGLSGFGYDPIFQPAGHDRTFGEMTSEQKHGIPQDGSPGLSHRARAFHVLAAACLRKPA; translated from the coding sequence ATGACCACCAACCGCCTCCTCACCGGCAAGGTCGTGATCGCGACCCACAACCAGGGCAAGCTGCGCGAAATGCGCGAGCTGATGGCGCCCTATGGGGTCGAGCTGGTCTCGGCCGGCGAGCTTGGCCTGCCCGAGCCGGTGGAGGATGGCCACATGTTCGCCGAGAACGCCGCGATCAAGGCGGTCGCGGCGGCCAATGCGTCCGGCCTGCCGGCGCTGGCGGATGATTCCGGCGTCTGCATCGACGCGCTTGACGGTGCGCCCGGGCTGTTCTCGGCAAACTGGGCCGGGCCGGGCAAGGATTTCGCCCCGGCCCTGGCCAGGGTGCAGATGGAGCTCGGCAAGCGCGGCGCGACCACGCCCGAACAGCGCAAGGCACATTTCGTCTCGGCGCTGGTGATCGCCTGGCCGGACGGGCATCAGGAACTGTTCGAGGGCCGCGTCTTCGGCGAGATCGTCGACGCACCGCGTGGGTTGTCCGGCTTCGGCTACGACCCGATCTTCCAGCCCGCTGGCCACGACAGGACCTTCGGCGAGATGACCTCGGAGCAGAAGCACGGCATCCCGCAGGACGGCTCGCCCGGCCTGTCGCACCGGGCCCGCGCCTTCCATGTGCTGGCCGCCGCCTGCCTGAGGAAGCCCGCTTGA
- the rph gene encoding ribonuclease PH: MRPSKRAADEMRKVTLERGVVRYAEGSCMVTFGETKVLCAATVEEKGPPWLRGTGKGWVTAEYSMLPRATHERTRREVTSGKPSGRTQEIQRLVGRSLRAVVDLTAIGERQIVVDCDVLQADGGTRTASITGAWVALHDALKWMEGRGMLKGANPLKDHVAAVSCGIVAGNPVIDLDYVEDSGAQTDANFVITGAGGLVEVQGTAEGAPFSEDELMALLKLAKGGIGKLVTLQKAAVA; the protein is encoded by the coding sequence ATGAGACCCTCGAAGCGCGCAGCCGACGAGATGCGGAAGGTCACGCTGGAACGCGGCGTGGTGCGCTATGCCGAAGGCTCGTGCATGGTCACCTTCGGTGAGACCAAGGTGCTCTGCGCCGCCACCGTCGAGGAAAAGGGGCCGCCGTGGCTGCGCGGCACCGGCAAGGGCTGGGTCACCGCCGAATATTCGATGCTGCCGCGCGCCACCCATGAGCGCACCCGCCGCGAGGTCACTTCCGGCAAGCCCTCGGGCCGGACACAGGAGATCCAGCGCCTGGTCGGGCGCAGCTTGCGCGCCGTGGTCGACCTGACCGCGATCGGCGAGCGCCAGATCGTCGTCGACTGCGACGTGCTGCAGGCCGATGGCGGCACCCGCACCGCCTCGATCACCGGCGCCTGGGTCGCGCTGCACGATGCGCTGAAGTGGATGGAAGGGCGCGGGATGCTGAAAGGCGCCAATCCGCTGAAGGATCATGTCGCCGCCGTCTCTTGCGGCATCGTCGCCGGCAATCCCGTGATCGATCTCGACTATGTCGAGGATTCCGGGGCGCAGACCGACGCCAATTTCGTCATCACCGGCGCGGGCGGCCTCGTCGAGGTGCAGGGCACTGCCGAGGGCGCTCCCTTCAGCGAGGACGAGCTGATGGCGCTGCTGAAGCTCGCCAAGGGCGGCATCGGCAAGCTGGTCACGCTGCAGAAGGCGGCGGTGGCCTGA
- the hrcA gene encoding heat-inducible transcriptional repressor HrcA, with product MSAHTRPEIPGGLVEIDQRSREIFRQIVDGYLTTGEPVGSRNIARLLPIALSPATVRNVMTDLETAGLIYAPHTSAGRLPTERGLRFFVDGMMEVGNLTSDERGRIEAQIRAAASNRSLDQTLTEASALLSGLSRGAGVVVTTKANARLRHIEFVRLDAGRALAVLVADDGTVENRILALPAGLPASALVEAGNFLNARIVGKTLDELRREIADSRTLMERELDELTARLVETGIATSSGPSSDRHLIVRGQANLLEDLKAQEDLERIRLLFADLETQTELIDLLSRAEAGDGVRIFIGSENNLFSMSGSSIIAAPFRDGGQRIVGVVGIIGPTRLNYARIVPMVDYTAKVVGRLLDGGR from the coding sequence ATGAGCGCCCATACGCGCCCTGAGATACCCGGCGGCCTGGTCGAGATCGACCAGCGCTCGCGCGAGATCTTTCGCCAGATCGTCGACGGTTACCTGACCACCGGCGAGCCGGTCGGCTCGCGCAACATCGCCCGGCTGCTGCCGATCGCGCTGTCGCCGGCGACGGTGCGCAATGTCATGACCGATCTGGAGACCGCCGGGCTGATCTACGCTCCGCACACCTCGGCCGGGCGGCTGCCGACCGAGCGCGGTCTGCGCTTCTTCGTCGACGGCATGATGGAGGTCGGCAATCTCACCTCGGACGAGCGCGGTCGCATCGAGGCGCAGATCAGGGCTGCCGCCAGCAACCGCTCGCTCGACCAGACGCTGACCGAGGCCTCGGCCTTACTGTCGGGCCTGTCGCGCGGCGCCGGCGTCGTCGTCACCACCAAGGCCAACGCCCGCCTGCGCCATATCGAGTTCGTCCGGCTCGATGCCGGCCGCGCGCTCGCCGTGCTCGTCGCCGATGACGGCACGGTCGAGAACCGCATCCTGGCGTTGCCGGCGGGCCTGCCGGCGTCGGCGCTGGTCGAGGCCGGCAACTTCCTCAACGCTCGCATCGTCGGCAAAACGCTCGACGAGCTTCGCCGCGAGATCGCCGACAGCCGCACCCTGATGGAGCGTGAGCTCGACGAATTGACCGCCCGGCTGGTCGAGACGGGCATCGCCACGAGTTCCGGCCCCTCCAGCGACCGGCATCTCATCGTGCGCGGCCAGGCCAATCTGCTCGAGGATCTGAAGGCACAGGAGGACCTGGAGCGCATCCGCCTGCTCTTCGCCGATCTGGAGACGCAGACCGAACTGATCGACCTGCTCTCGCGCGCCGAGGCGGGTGACGGCGTGCGCATCTTCATCGGCTCGGAGAACAACCTGTTCTCGATGTCGGGCTCCTCGATCATCGCCGCGCCCTTCCGCGATGGCGGCCAGCGCATCGTCGGCGTCGTCGGCATCATCGGCCCGACCCGGCTGAACTACGCCCGGATCGTGCCGATGGTCGATTACACCGCCAAGGTGGTCGGGCGCCTGCTCGACGGTGGCAGATGA
- a CDS encoding ankyrin repeat domain-containing protein, whose translation MRRWLRAGAILAGVLLMTGASEAQTGLLEAAGRGDLAAVNRLIAAKADLEQRDGQRQTPLLLAVAGNHVAVAKALLAAGASPNAQAVNQDTPWLLAGASGRTEIIAAMLPLKPDLTIRNRYGGNALIPACERAHVETAKLLLTSGIDVNHVNNLGWTCLLEIVILGDGGPRHREVARLVLDAGANPNLADKDGVSPLQHARKRGQSEVATLVAAAGGR comes from the coding sequence ATGAGGCGGTGGCTGCGGGCCGGCGCGATCCTGGCGGGAGTGCTGCTGATGACCGGAGCGAGCGAAGCACAGACTGGCCTGCTCGAAGCCGCCGGCCGTGGCGATCTCGCCGCCGTGAACCGCCTGATCGCCGCCAAGGCGGATCTCGAACAGCGCGATGGCCAGCGTCAGACCCCGCTCCTGCTCGCCGTTGCCGGCAACCATGTCGCCGTCGCCAAGGCGCTGCTGGCGGCAGGTGCGAGCCCCAATGCCCAGGCGGTGAACCAGGACACGCCCTGGCTGCTCGCTGGCGCCAGCGGCCGCACCGAGATCATCGCGGCGATGCTGCCGCTCAAGCCGGACCTCACGATCCGCAACCGCTATGGCGGCAATGCGCTGATCCCGGCCTGCGAGCGCGCCCATGTCGAGACCGCCAAGCTGCTGCTGACATCAGGCATCGACGTGAACCACGTCAACAATCTCGGCTGGACCTGCCTTCTGGAGATCGTGATCCTCGGCGATGGCGGCCCGCGCCATCGAGAGGTGGCCAGGCTCGTGCTCGATGCCGGCGCCAACCCCAATCTTGCCGACAAGGATGGCGTCAGCCCACTCCAGCATGCCCGCAAGCGCGGCCAGAGCGAGGTTGCCACGCTGGTCGCGGCGGCCGGCGGGCGCTGA
- a CDS encoding cupin domain-containing protein: MADEPAPRVIAREDWAETPDEWHGEVQRFGGEVSLIFVRAEPGKGPRLHSHPYPETFIVRAGRALYTIGDREIEAGPGEILVVPAGVPHKFRSLGPETLESIDIHASERFITDWLE; encoded by the coding sequence ATGGCCGACGAGCCCGCGCCGCGCGTCATCGCCCGCGAGGACTGGGCTGAGACGCCCGACGAATGGCATGGCGAAGTCCAGCGTTTCGGCGGCGAGGTCTCGCTGATCTTCGTTCGGGCCGAGCCCGGCAAGGGGCCAAGGCTGCACAGCCATCCCTATCCGGAGACCTTCATCGTGCGCGCCGGGCGGGCGCTTTACACGATCGGCGACCGGGAGATCGAGGCCGGACCGGGCGAAATCCTGGTCGTGCCGGCCGGCGTGCCGCACAAGTTCCGCAGCCTCGGGCCGGAGACGCTGGAATCGATCGATATCCACGCCAGCGAGCGCTTCATCACCGACTGGCTGGAATAA
- a CDS encoding LysE family translocator: protein MDLAGLLVFAGVYFLAVASPGPGIAAIVARSLSTGFRRVVPFVLGIAAGDLVWLTFSVLGLSVLMQSFHGLFLAIKYAGCAYLIYLAWKLWTAPVKSLEDQPPMSGEGLRLFFGGLALTLGNPKVMVFFVSILPLVVDLNAITPLAFAEIVALTTLIINTTLLGYAFLADRARRLVSSPKTMRRINRVTGGVMAGAAAAIAARG, encoded by the coding sequence ATGGATCTCGCCGGGCTTCTGGTTTTCGCCGGTGTCTACTTCCTGGCCGTCGCCTCGCCGGGGCCGGGCATCGCCGCGATCGTGGCGCGCTCGCTCTCGACCGGGTTCCGGCGGGTGGTGCCCTTCGTGCTTGGCATCGCTGCCGGCGACCTGGTCTGGCTGACCTTCTCGGTCCTCGGCCTGTCCGTGCTGATGCAGAGCTTCCACGGCCTGTTCCTGGCCATCAAATATGCCGGCTGCGCCTATCTGATCTATCTCGCCTGGAAGCTCTGGACCGCCCCGGTGAAGAGCCTGGAGGACCAGCCGCCGATGAGTGGCGAAGGCCTGCGCCTGTTTTTCGGCGGCCTCGCGCTGACGCTCGGCAATCCCAAGGTGATGGTGTTCTTCGTCTCGATCCTGCCGCTGGTCGTCGACCTCAACGCGATCACGCCGTTGGCCTTCGCCGAGATCGTCGCCCTGACCACGCTGATCATCAATACCACCCTGCTCGGCTACGCTTTCCTGGCCGACCGGGCGCGGCGGCTGGTGTCGAGCCCGAAGACCATGCGCCGGATCAACCGTGTCACCGGCGGTGTGATGGCGGGCGCCGCGGCGGCGATTGCGGCGCGCGGCTGA
- a CDS encoding methyl-accepting chemotaxis protein yields MHPSQPSFTQAETVIASRLLTILEPHFDASTRKLYAKTFKRDLDQLDVASDEQVKYRKLFRLELDERYRLAKLRIVGRANNRDILLADYPQFFLEDFSNFLAVLVARWKRRWGPVDEALRVFCKLMLTDISFSLACFDDALESDVNDRLGALEQAFRDGIGERISAIEASLGDVAGFSGQLSTQAGATLSALSGTQERPEQVAASVAEIVAATRQCELASGRISQETAGSSRATQAANAECHAISDSVALLNQASDRIGSLVELIRSLAAQTNLLALNATIEAARAGEAGKGFAVVAAEVKSLAAATNNATQTIRQGVGEVVDAGRAIGEAVRGLGQTMQTLQDSADVVAESVAGQASHIRSIAERAESSSSGVDAIAHHAALVEGLAREAAALARQVDDRVRATSSQSLALEQSIGDFLGAMGKARAEKRGRIRQSG; encoded by the coding sequence ATGCATCCGTCGCAGCCGTCCTTCACGCAGGCTGAAACCGTGATCGCCAGCCGCCTGCTGACGATCCTGGAGCCGCATTTCGACGCCTCCACCCGCAAGCTCTACGCCAAGACGTTCAAGCGCGATCTCGACCAGCTCGACGTCGCCTCCGACGAGCAGGTGAAATACCGCAAGCTGTTCAGGCTCGAGCTCGACGAGCGCTATCGGCTGGCGAAACTGCGCATCGTCGGCCGCGCCAACAACCGCGACATCCTGCTCGCCGACTATCCGCAGTTCTTCCTCGAGGACTTCTCGAACTTCCTCGCTGTCCTGGTCGCGCGCTGGAAGCGGCGCTGGGGCCCGGTCGACGAGGCGCTGCGCGTGTTCTGCAAGCTCATGCTCACCGACATCTCCTTTTCGCTCGCCTGCTTCGACGACGCGCTCGAAAGCGACGTCAACGATCGTCTCGGCGCGCTCGAACAGGCCTTTCGCGATGGGATCGGCGAGCGCATCTCGGCGATCGAGGCGAGCCTGGGGGATGTCGCCGGCTTCTCTGGCCAGCTCTCGACCCAGGCCGGCGCGACCTTGTCGGCCTTGTCCGGCACGCAGGAGCGGCCCGAGCAGGTCGCCGCCTCCGTGGCCGAGATCGTCGCGGCGACGCGGCAATGCGAGCTCGCCAGCGGGCGCATCTCCCAGGAGACGGCGGGATCGAGCCGCGCGACCCAAGCGGCGAACGCCGAATGCCATGCGATCAGCGACAGCGTCGCGCTACTGAATCAGGCCAGCGACCGGATCGGCAGCCTGGTCGAACTGATCCGGAGTCTCGCCGCCCAGACCAACCTGCTGGCGCTCAACGCGACCATCGAGGCGGCTCGCGCCGGAGAAGCCGGTAAGGGCTTCGCGGTGGTCGCCGCCGAGGTCAAATCGCTCGCCGCGGCCACCAACAACGCAACGCAAACCATCCGCCAGGGCGTCGGCGAGGTCGTCGATGCCGGGCGCGCCATCGGCGAGGCCGTGCGCGGGCTCGGCCAGACCATGCAGACGCTGCAGGACAGTGCCGATGTCGTCGCCGAGTCGGTCGCGGGGCAGGCCAGCCATATCCGGTCGATCGCCGAGCGCGCCGAAAGCTCGTCCTCCGGCGTCGACGCCATCGCGCATCATGCCGCGCTGGTCGAGGGCCTCGCGCGCGAAGCGGCTGCGCTCGCCCGGCAGGTCGACGACCGCGTCCGAGCGACCTCGTCGCAATCGCTGGCGCTAGAGCAATCGATCGGGGATTTCCTTGGCGCGATGGGCAAGGCGCGCGCCGAGAAGCGCGGACGCATCCGCCAGAGCGGCTGA